The DNA sequence gGTGTGACTGACCTGGCTTGACAAGACTGTTGCATTTGTCACATCTGGGAATGTCATCAGAAAAGATTTTTTCTAGAGGGCAGAAGGAGGATGTTAAAGTCCCaaatggcaagaaaaaacagctCAATAATCCCAGGCTGTTGTTGTTACATGTAAACGTTAACAAACGCAAAAGACACCTTTCATCCAGTCCAGGTTGTACTCCTTGCGGCAACAGAAGCTGACACAGTGGGATGTGTAAAATGTTCCGTGAGCTTCAATTAGATCCTCTCCTTCAAGCCCGGCCACACGCTCCAAGGTGTCAATATTCTGaatgatcacacacacagacgtcaATGTCGAGTgactttatgtacagtatgtgaagcAGAGAGTctggctgtgtgtttttcatacCTGTGTGTAGCAGCGTCTCAGGAGCCCCTTGTCCTTCAACAGCTTCATGAAGTAGTGACAGATTGTCGGCTAAACACCAATAAAAGTCAACCACATGAGAACAAACACATGTGAAGCAGTTCACTCTTTCATGAAGttacattttacacaaaaatgttGCGATATGCTTTTAATGCGaatacattttcaacatttaataTGTGGCCTACTTGGCAGCAGGAAGTGTATCATACCTTAAACTGTCCTGGGTAAAGCTCCTTGGCCAAGGCAAAGAACGGCTCCGGATGTTTCTGAGATAGAAGatggagaaaaacattttagaggTTGCAGTGAGGACTGGAAAAGTAATGCTGACAGGTCATAAAACCTTAGTTTCTTATGGCAGTAAGAGGTAGACTTGTACAAAATATTACAGTTGTCTGACTGAAATATGGGCTTTGATTTAATGTGGAGCTGACACTAACTGTTCATTTGTGACAATAAGCTGGTGAAAAGTATGAATCCAAAAGACCTCACTTCTTTATTAAACTTTTGATTGATTAGGATACAATTAATGTTCGaatattaacaatataatttaacttcaaataattaaaaaactgTCAAGGTTTTTTGAGGCCCCTGAAAGAACCTTTATATACCGTATCATCCTTTAATCTTTAACAAACCTTGAAGTAATCTATCTGGAAGATGGCCTCTGGGTAGGGCAGGTTATATTTCTGCAGGTTTGCATACAGGCCAGTTCCAGGTGAGCGGAAATCAGGGATCCCAGCCGCTGTGGAGAGAGATGATGTTCAGAGTTACAGGTTTGAAAACAAATttagaaacataaaaagacagtaCAAGTTGTTTGATACtttgaaatacttttttgtACTGTGATGTTAAGGCTGTGATACTCACATGTGGATATACCTGCTCCAACCATGCAGAGGATGTTTTTACCTGTGTGGAAGCAGAGCAACTTTTGACTCAATCAATATAACTGCAGTATGACAGCAGGCTTGTAAGCAGTAAATCAATCCACCATAGTCAGCCCTGATAGATGAGCCGAATGGATGCAGCATGAGAAGCGGCCAAAGACTCACATTTGCCACTCTTGATGTATTGTGCCACTCCATCCAGAGTTAGTTCATCCAGAACTTTTTCTGCTGAGCCGAGGCCCAGGGTGCTGGAAAAGAGGTTGCGCAGGAAGTCCACTGGCAGGAACACAGAGGAGAATCAGATGAGAGTAGTGGAAGATGAATAATTCACTCATATGTGGACAGAAAATAATTCCAAACTCCATTCAGGatcattattatcatatatATGATGTTACAGATGTGTTATTGCTGTTTTCACGTACTCTCTCCCGCAGCCTCGTCCTCACTGCTGTCGTCGGATTGTTCCTACAAAAGGAAACAATACCGACATGTAATCAGTGTCCATATATTGAGCAGCAGTGCAAAGTCATTGTGCTGTGTCAAAGGGTGACAGATGTTGAGTTTGTTGTGTAATAACCAGGCTGACAGCCAGCATCTACCTGCTAAAATTAACTCGCTGCTCTATGTAAACACTTTTCCTTACCTCCGGTTCAGGAGTAACCtcgtcctcttcttctcttttaggGAGTTCTATAAATGCAGAATTCAAACACAAGTCTGCTTAAACAAATGTTTCTCCGTGTAAATGTCACATAGCTAGAGTGGTGAAGCATAGTCAGACCGTCAAATTGTGACACAGTTGTGACTCAGTGACATCAGACAGTCATCCTACCTGATGCATCAGACATTTATCCGTCTACTGACACCCTTCAAACACACGGGTCCAACTAGCACCGTATTTAATTTCGTTATTTTACTAAGTTGTGACAGGTATTCGCTACACAGCTAACACTCAACTGGCCCGTTTTGTTGTTGTCCGTCAAAAACACGGTCCGTGTTTGTTGTGACCCAGTTCCCGTGACATGATtggttctttttcttcttcttcttctttggttttactCGAGCCCTCAGGAAGTGCGCCGGGcattgaagccaatttgacatagtggccaaaccggTTTTTTGAATGTCACAACCCCGCAAAATGAcacgtttcactatcagaatttgaccCATTCGGTCCGacaacatttggaaagtctataGCCGCACGATCGAactgttttatccccattcaagttagccggagggctaaaccggaagttagTCGTCTCGGCCggcggaagtctctagtgagcatgctccagCGTCCATTGAGcattgtaaataaatacacGTTGAAAACAAATATGCGTAACATAAGAAATGTATGAATAACATTTATCCTACTACTAAAAGTTAGGCAATAATAATGCTATCCAACGTGGGGTGTGGAAATAGCTCATAGATTTCCTGTAAGTCCtgttctcattaaaacaaacaccgAAGTCAATGTAGATGGTGTCTTTACATACAAAAGCTGCAGTGATTCCTTCATCCCCATTCACTTTCTTCTCTGAGTCCAACTGGTGTCTTCATCTACCCTCTGTGAAGTCTGACACTGCAGCAGTACAAGGCTCACACAGGATTATGGGCTTACGTTTCCCCATATAAGCTTCTACACTGAAGATTAGAAATATATACAGACACtatgatgtgttttcattgtgttaAACATGGCTTGAAGATTCACAGGTAAATGTCATAAATTTACAAGAACTGTGATTCTGAACAATAAAATCTTTATTCACAACATTTacaattatatttacatttcgGCAACAAATAAAATTACTGCCACATAGGCAGACAATGTGCATTTTGCTTGAGACAGAGACATGATATTGCATTGTAAATATTTCAGAATGTGCATTTGATATTATAAATGTACGCACTCTTGACAGCAAGTTGATGGGAAAACAACACACTATACCAAGCAGACTGTGATAACAAACTGTATACTTTGAAGGATTATGCCAAATAATCCCACAAATTTAAGGTAGTACATTTGTTCTTCcacattgctgtattttttctttttcccatgtTCATATCTGGTTAGACGTTTCCAGTGTCCAATTTGGGtatataaaaggctcattctgGAGGAGTGTGCCAAGACTTGCAGATGCAGATGTAAAATTCTAAATGCTAGCTTGACTTTCTGTGTGATAACCCTAAACTTGGCTTGGTACAGTACTGAAAAAAGATCCTTGATGGCTGAATTGCTGCAATAATCAGACTCGCAGAGGAGAATCGCCTCTCTTCTTTTCATGTCAGTTGTGTCCTCTGCACCTCTCTTTGCTCCATcatcaccctctctctctcagactagTATATGATCAGGCAGCAGAGCTCTCTTAGAggactttttcctctttctgcatTGTATCCCTTGATTCTTCTGATTCCTGTCTTGGTCCATGCCCTACCTCTGTGCTTGCATCtgctcctccttttcctctccctcctcctgccTCAGGCTGTGGTCGTATCCAGTGGCGGTGATCTGGCATTGTGGTAACATCTCCTCCAGCAGGATGATGACCAATCCAGGACTGGAAATCCCTGGGAGGGACGATATGTCCAGACGCCGCAGTCccctacagcacacacacacattacacaaaaAGGGAGAACTTAATACAACAGAGGCGATTGGTGACATCAACTAGACTACGCTGTGAAGGTTTGGATAATTGAATTACTTGAGATTTCTCAGGGCAGCCAGACCGCCTGTGGTGATGCGTGGACAATGTGATATGTCCAGTTCCTCCAGAGAGTCCTGGAACATGTGGAGCCTGGCCAGGAACCAGTCGTCCACTTCAGAACATCCTCGCAGGGACAGACTCCGTAAAGATCTCTGGTTCTCTGAGGGAGGACAAAGCAGATGAAAAACACTGGACTCCTGTGCTGAATATGATTGAAATGAATTAACAGTACATGTGTCTGACAGAGTAAGAAAATTAAGTTACAGCAGGAGAAAGTGATtttgagaggaaagaaaaaaagaaactgaaataaagacaaacaagtCTGAGTTGGAGCTCAGTACCCAGGTTCCCCAGTCCAGTGTAGTTGATGACTGTGTAGCTCATGTCTATTTCCTCTAGAGGGGTATCTTTGTGATTCAAGAAGTCCCAATTGAACCTGCCCCTCTCGTCTGCGCGGAACCAGGCTGGCTGGCCAACAAACCTGAGGACATGATGCAGCATAGACAATCACATGAAAACTGGATCACAGCAGCACATCTGGAACATGACTCTGAAAATGTCATCTTTACATCTAAAGTGCATCACAGCAGATTATATGAAAACATGTTACAAGACACTGATGCTGCATATGAAAAATATATGGATTTATGTATGTGAAAGTATATTGGAAGTCAGTCGGTTGGGGCTTTAGTTCTGAAaagttacaaagaaaaaagtaacGTATTATGTAGGAACTATTGCACAACTCTGCCACCTTGACCCTCGGAGCTCAGCTGCTGCTCTAAATCTTAGTCTGGTTGGTTTGTCACAACACATATGTCATCAAGTCCTGTGTAAGTTTATATATATGACACCAATCTGGTTTTCACATATCATGAATGTAGAAAGTTTtccaattagttgatcaacagaaaatgttcaaactATTTTagtaactgattaatcattcaAGTCATTTTGTTAGTCAAAAACTCCAAAGATTAGTTTATTCGATCTGCAGCTTTGCTGTTATGTAAATTCTAATTTGGGGGATTTTGGACggttcttcaaaaaaaaaaaaaaaacatttcaagatGTCACCATGTGCTCTGGGACCTATTTatggatatttttcattttttggacattttataaaccacaCAGCTATGTAATTAATGAATCAAGATTATCATCCGaagatactgaaaataatcagaatTTATACAGAAAAACAATACCAGACCCATAAACAACAGGAGTACAGCAGTACCTTTGTACTTGTCATGATATCTTTAAGACTTTAAGACTCGTAAAATAAGTTGGGTGAAACAAGTCACCCCATATTTCCAAGTGCAGCCTGACAGCTGACATGaacaataattttaaaaagaaaaaatcatcTTAAATCTGCTGTGCTCcatatgacaaaatatgtaGAGGCCAGTGAAGAGGGCACTTACCTAAATCCTCCCTTCAGACTCAAGATATAATATGCTGCTGCTATGTCTGCTCCATAAAACTTCTGAGTGTAGCCAAAGTAACTGTGAAAGACAGAAGGGAAGTCAGTGATGGTCCCTGACGGTTTCAGATAAGATATATTATATGATAACCCACACTAATCCACTTTGATTTACAATAGACCAGAAGTGAAGGACCCCTGGATGACAGAAATATATACAATTGTTTCCATTAGAGACTATACGTCTGCTAAATCAGAAAAATAGAATAATTTCAGTCTACTTTGCATGCTTCTTCTgttattaacattatattttaaGAATCATACATTTTTTGTAGTGCAATAGATGATGCTTATGGGAACCTTTTGTTTTAGTGCATTGAGGACTGCAGCTATCCATTTCATTAATGCTGTTTCAACTAGAGTCTACCCTGCAACAGACACCAGCAGCAGTGATATGAGTTCATATCTTGAATCGAATCAGCCATAATGTTTCTTACATGTTCTTCTTCTGAAGCCCTCTACTCCTCAGCTTGGACCTCCAGCTCAGGAGCATCTCTACGTCATAGAAACGCTGGGTGAGGAACAGCAGGAGTCTGGTGTGTAGAGGAGGCGGGCTCACCGAGCTGGAGCTCCATGGTCGCCTAGCAACAAGGAGGAGAGCTGACCGCTCGCAGCACCTGCGTAGAGActggacagagacacagaggagaggacagagaagagaggacagagacacagaggagaggacagagacacagaggagaggacagagaagagaggacagagacacagaggagaggacagagacacagaggacagagacagagatgagaggaaggagacacagaggagaagacagagacagagatgagaggaaggagacacagaggagaagacagagaagagaggacagagacacagagacgaAGACAGAAACAGGGgggacagagacaaagaggagaggacagaaacagaaacagataaaGGCGAATACTGTCTCCCAGCGCTTGTCAGGTAAAGTCCAGGTGGAAAATATAAGATACAGGAGTCACCAGCTATCTGTAAAAACATTCAAGCCCTCATGTCAACGGTGCTCCTGTCTGACCCTTTTATTCTAACAAATCCTGTCAGAGAAACAGATATTAGTCGATGCTAAAGCCTTGAGAGACTGATTTATACCAACGAATGTCTGAAAATAGATGTTATTgatttttcacttaaaaaatacacactAAAACATCCAATAAAAATATGTCGTTAAACTTTAACTATTAACGAATAGCATGATACCTTCAGCATGCTGGATCTATACAGTCTTCAAGCTAACACTAGTTACGTTTTAGTAAACGCTGGAGCCTGTAAACATTGCCATGTAACAGACTATACACTGACACTTAATAAAGACACGTTAACTGTTATTAACTCGTCTGGTTACTCAAGTAATTTGTCAAAATTTGAAGGGTAACTTACCACCAAGGGTGCCGACATGATAGCGCCGTTCAACAGTAACCCGTAAGGGACAAACGTCCTCCTTGCGCATTTAGTACGTCAGTTGTTGTTCATCATTTTCACCACAAGGTGTCTCTCCACGCACGTCTCTGATCCTGACCAGGTGAACCTGATCTATCCTGATCTGGTTTGGTTATTATGATGAAGTGGAGTAGTGTTTGTGTACTGTAGTTTAAATAAGTCAGCATCAATATTCTCTTTTCATTTGCTCTCCTCCACAGGGAAAGGTCAGCAGTCATGAATACTGTCCAAGCAGCTGGTAGGGATTAAGTGTCTTGCTCAAAGGCATTTCAGCATGGTCAAGACTATAACCTGTATCATAAAGATGATCATCTGGCGCCTATAGATTCAGAGTAAACACAACAACTAACATGCCACTACtgaaataattttatttcagctttatttGGGGTAGCACAATAAATATCATGCACTAACTGAATCAGTCAACTCTTATAAGGTTGTAGCCCTCGCctgctgcctttttttaaaatcttatatTACATCTCTAGGCCCATATTGCTTGTTTGTTCAATTTTCCTTCAAGCATGATCTGGACCTTCTCTTCAATACCTTTGGGAGACAAGACAGGTTGAAACACCACTTATCTGACAGATGTGTCACTGAAAAACAAGCACACCAACACCACACCCATCCTgcttctatctctctctctctcacacacacacacatgcatagacCTCCCCAAGCTCCCACACTCACACCGAGTGTGATGTGACAGACGGCTCACACTTGCTAGTACAAACAATTAGCAAATGAGATCACGGCTCACACTTCTCATGTTTGTTTGCAGAAGAGTGGCAGAGAAAAGAAGCAGCAATTGGATGGTGAGC is a window from the Thunnus thynnus chromosome 7, fThuThy2.1, whole genome shotgun sequence genome containing:
- the dmac2 gene encoding distal membrane-arm assembly complex protein 2 isoform X1; the protein is MSAPLVSLRRCCERSALLLVARRPWSSSSVSPPPLHTRLLLFLTQRFYDVEMLLSWRSKLRSRGLQKKNIYFGYTQKFYGADIAAAYYILSLKGGFRFVGQPAWFRADERGRFNWDFLNHKDTPLEEIDMSYTVINYTGLGNLENQRSLRSLSLRGCSEVDDWFLARLHMFQDSLEELDISHCPRITTGGLAALRNLKGLRRLDISSLPGISSPGLVIILLEEMLPQCQITATGYDHSLRQEEGEEKEEQMQAQR
- the sirt2 gene encoding NAD-dependent protein deacetylase sirtuin-2 produces the protein MSDASELPKREEEDEVTPEPEEQSDDSSEDEAAGEMDFLRNLFSSTLGLGSAEKVLDELTLDGVAQYIKSGKCKNILCMVGAGISTSAGIPDFRSPGTGLYANLQKYNLPYPEAIFQIDYFKKHPEPFFALAKELYPGQFKPTICHYFMKLLKDKGLLRRCYTQNIDTLERVAGLEGEDLIEAHGTFYTSHCVSFCCRKEYNLDWMKEKIFSDDIPRCDKCNSLVKPDIVFFGENLPVRFFTSMKMDFPRCDLLIIMGTSLQVQPFASLVSRVSKSCPRLLINMEKAGQADPMLGLLGFGGGMDFDSDKAYRDVAHISACDDGCLALADLLGWKAELENLVKQEHARIDSQDKEEKAGDSKGAAAKASSSLVAPEPKKEE
- the dmac2 gene encoding distal membrane-arm assembly complex protein 2 isoform X2, producing the protein MLKSLRRCCERSALLLVARRPWSSSSVSPPPLHTRLLLFLTQRFYDVEMLLSWRSKLRSRGLQKKNIYFGYTQKFYGADIAAAYYILSLKGGFRFVGQPAWFRADERGRFNWDFLNHKDTPLEEIDMSYTVINYTGLGNLENQRSLRSLSLRGCSEVDDWFLARLHMFQDSLEELDISHCPRITTGGLAALRNLKGLRRLDISSLPGISSPGLVIILLEEMLPQCQITATGYDHSLRQEEGEEKEEQMQAQR